The following are encoded in a window of Gammaproteobacteria bacterium genomic DNA:
- a CDS encoding cysteine hydrolase has translation MSQHRRKDEVENLDPLRETYRESITEPAEVVKSLRDHRTALLVIDLQYLDAAPGYGVFADGQPPSLTPQAQEYYFSRLRRLVLPNVQHLQNTFRSHGLEVIHTRIQSLTRDGRDRGFGHKRLGLHAAPGSKEAEFIPEVAPQGDEIVINKTASGVFNSTNLEYVLRNLNIASLFVAGVYTNECVSTAIRDACDLGFYTTLVEDCCATVTSELQQATITTMKDRFARVLSTDEAITEINRVVTA, from the coding sequence ATGTCGCAACACCGCCGAAAAGATGAGGTCGAGAATCTCGATCCGCTGCGTGAAACGTATCGCGAATCCATCACCGAACCGGCGGAAGTCGTCAAATCGCTGCGCGACCACCGTACCGCGCTGCTGGTTATCGATTTGCAATATCTGGACGCAGCACCAGGTTATGGCGTTTTCGCGGATGGGCAGCCGCCCAGCCTTACGCCACAGGCGCAGGAATATTATTTCAGCCGCTTGAGGCGACTCGTACTGCCGAATGTGCAGCACCTGCAAAACACATTTCGCAGTCACGGACTGGAAGTCATCCACACCCGCATCCAGTCACTCACCCGCGACGGGCGCGACCGCGGATTCGGCCACAAGCGTCTAGGGCTGCACGCCGCACCCGGTTCCAAGGAAGCCGAGTTTATCCCAGAGGTCGCGCCGCAGGGGGATGAGATCGTTATCAACAAGACCGCCAGCGGCGTGTTCAACTCCACCAATCTGGAATACGTCTTGCGCAATCTGAATATCGCCAGCCTGTTCGTGGCCGGCGTTTACACCAACGAGTGCGTGTCCACCGCCATCCGCGACGCCTGTGACTTAGGCTTTTACACCACCCTGGTGGAGGACTGCTGCGCGACCGTGACCTCCGAACTGCAACAGGCCACTATCACCACCATGAAAGACCGTTTCGCACGCGTGCTCAGCACTGACGAAGCCATCACGGAGATTAACCGCGTGGTGACGGCATGA
- a CDS encoding Zn-dependent hydrolase has translation MMQARIDFERLRHDVETLATIGRHADLGLYRMAFSDGDWAAREWLKNRIQTAGLDLHIDGAANIHARYEWDGERPGVMTGSHLDTVPGGGHLDGALGVLAGLECLRSIKEQKLTVAYPLEAVAFTDEEGRFGGMLGSQALCGRLTPESIHAARDLDGVTLDTAMRERGLDASQMLRANRRPGSLHAFVELHIEQGPVLDKRGINVGVVEAITGLFRWNVTLSGRADHAGTTPMDMRRDALQGLVEFSGEIPRILEENGGQRSTATIGRVECSPGAANVVPGKVEFSLECRDTDQTTLDDLAHAFRRTLSTITQRRDLMFKFDVVSEITPVKCDSGVVHTIDEVARAAGAKTMRMPSGAAHDTQMMAGLTRAGMIFVPSKEGRSHSAAEWTAWEDIEIGANVLLNTLCRLAN, from the coding sequence CTGATGCAGGCGCGTATAGACTTCGAGCGTCTGCGCCACGACGTGGAAACATTGGCGACCATCGGGCGGCATGCGGATCTGGGTCTTTACCGCATGGCGTTTAGTGATGGTGACTGGGCGGCGCGCGAATGGCTTAAAAACCGGATACAAACCGCGGGGCTGGACCTGCACATCGATGGCGCGGCCAATATTCACGCGCGTTATGAATGGGACGGCGAGCGTCCCGGCGTGATGACCGGGTCGCATCTGGACACCGTGCCCGGCGGTGGTCATCTGGATGGGGCGCTGGGCGTGCTGGCCGGTCTGGAATGCCTGCGGTCGATCAAGGAGCAGAAGCTCACCGTTGCCTACCCGCTGGAGGCCGTGGCCTTCACCGACGAGGAGGGACGCTTCGGCGGCATGCTCGGTTCGCAGGCGCTGTGCGGCCGGCTGACCCCGGAAAGCATCCACGCGGCCAGAGACCTGGACGGCGTGACCCTGGACACGGCGATGCGCGAACGCGGTCTGGACGCCTCCCAGATGCTGCGCGCCAACCGCAGACCCGGCAGCCTGCACGCATTCGTGGAACTGCACATCGAGCAGGGGCCGGTGCTGGATAAGCGCGGCATCAACGTCGGCGTAGTCGAGGCCATCACCGGCCTGTTCCGGTGGAACGTCACCTTGAGCGGTCGCGCAGATCACGCCGGTACCACGCCCATGGACATGCGCCGCGACGCCTTGCAGGGGCTGGTCGAGTTTTCCGGCGAGATCCCGCGCATTCTGGAAGAAAACGGCGGCCAGCGCAGCACCGCCACGATCGGCCGGGTCGAATGTTCTCCCGGCGCGGCCAACGTGGTACCGGGGAAAGTCGAGTTCTCGCTGGAATGCCGCGACACCGACCAGACCACCCTGGATGATCTGGCTCACGCTTTCCGGCGTACTCTGTCGACCATCACGCAGCGACGCGACCTGATGTTCAAGTTCGACGTCGTCAGCGAGATCACGCCGGTGAAATGTGACTCGGGCGTGGTGCACACCATCGACGAGGTCGCGCGCGCGGCCGGCGCAAAGACAATGCGCATGCCCAGCGGCGCCGCCCACGACACGCAGATGATGGCTGGACTGACCCGCGCCGGCATGATTTTCGTGCCCAGCAAGGAGGGCCGCAGCCATTCCGCGGCGGAGTGGACGGCCTGGGAAGACATTGAGATCGGCGCGAATGTGTTGCTGAATACGCTTTGCAGGCTGGCCAACTGA
- a CDS encoding fibronectin type III domain-containing protein, translating to MAVEQMTISGSATRGLHARARVNLAMLVCAFMFAQVCPQLVRAAPDGATSAPPTLSTDTQVATAGFFTLSWYGSSGDRFELQESASRGFRTAVTIYEGPDAARVMSGQEEGRYFYRVRDASQAGAWSQPVAVDIDHHPLPRALGFFAAGLLVFAATASVILIGAARTRNA from the coding sequence ATGGCGGTTGAACAGATGACGATCAGCGGCAGCGCGACGCGCGGGCTCCACGCGCGTGCGCGCGTCAATTTGGCGATGCTGGTGTGCGCCTTTATGTTCGCTCAAGTTTGTCCTCAGCTAGTGCGCGCCGCCCCGGACGGCGCAACGAGCGCGCCACCCACACTCAGCACGGACACGCAGGTCGCCACGGCCGGGTTTTTTACCTTGAGCTGGTACGGCTCGTCCGGCGACCGCTTCGAACTGCAGGAATCCGCGAGTCGCGGCTTTCGCACGGCAGTCACGATTTACGAAGGCCCGGATGCCGCGCGCGTCATGAGCGGCCAGGAAGAAGGCAGGTATTTTTACAGGGTGCGTGATGCGAGCCAGGCCGGTGCATGGAGCCAACCTGTGGCCGTCGATATCGATCATCATCCCTTGCCGCGCGCGCTGGGATTTTTCGCCGCCGGCTTGCTGGTGTTCGCCGCCACCGCGTCCGTGATCCTGATCGGCGCGGCTCGCACGCGCAATGCCTGA
- a CDS encoding inositol monophosphatase family protein, whose amino-acid sequence MSPSSTQVQRLVMRAGDEELLPRFERVDHHIKADGSILTEADLAIQQRLRDELEKSWPDIAFLSEEMPPAQQAALLTDIERPLWCLDPLDGTSNFAAGLPCFGISLALVIHGEPVMGVIYDPTRQECFRADKGAGAWLNERRLHSSSPRSVLARTVGMVDFKRLPASLAHRLVSNPPYASQRNFGSSALEWAWVAAARGHVYLHGGQKLWDFAAGCLIVSEAGGYSCTLEGEPVFKLGLESRSVIAASSEALFRNWRDWLTLPPY is encoded by the coding sequence ATGTCACCGTCTTCTACACAAGTGCAGCGTCTGGTCATGCGCGCCGGCGATGAGGAGCTTCTGCCCCGCTTCGAGCGGGTTGATCATCACATCAAGGCGGACGGCAGCATTCTTACCGAGGCTGATCTCGCCATTCAGCAGCGGTTGCGTGACGAGCTTGAAAAGAGCTGGCCGGACATCGCATTTCTGAGCGAAGAGATGCCGCCGGCGCAGCAGGCCGCGTTGCTGACCGATATCGAGCGCCCGTTATGGTGTCTCGATCCGCTGGACGGCACCAGCAACTTTGCCGCGGGTCTGCCCTGTTTTGGTATCTCGCTGGCATTAGTGATCCATGGCGAACCCGTGATGGGCGTCATTTACGACCCCACGCGCCAGGAATGTTTTCGCGCCGACAAGGGCGCCGGTGCGTGGCTCAACGAACGCCGTCTGCACTCGTCCTCGCCGCGCTCGGTACTGGCGCGGACCGTCGGCATGGTCGATTTCAAGCGCCTGCCAGCGAGCCTGGCGCACAGGCTGGTCAGCAACCCACCCTACGCCTCACAGCGCAATTTCGGGTCATCCGCGCTGGAATGGGCGTGGGTCGCGGCCGCCCGCGGCCACGTATACCTGCACGGCGGGCAGAAGTTATGGGACTTTGCTGCCGGCTGCCTGATTGTCAGCGAAGCCGGCGGTTACAGTTGCACTCTGGAAGGCGAGCCGGTATTCAAGCTAGGCTTGGAGTCCCGTTCAGTAATCGCGGCGAGCAGCGAAGCGCTGTTCAGGAACTGGCGCGACTGGCTCACATTGCCGCCTTACTGA